TCAGGGTGAGGAGCCAAAGGTTCCCTATAAAGTGCTGGGGCTCTGGCCAGCGGCCACTCGCCCTCGCTCCGGGGCTGCACGCCACGAGGACCCACCCAGCGACCACGATGGTGAGGCTGGTGCTGCCCAACCCGGGGCTGGAGGCCCGGACCCCGTCCCTGGGCCAGCTGGAGCACattgaggaggaggagagaagctcCCGGCCCAAGTGGGACAACAAGGCCCAGTACATGCTCACCTGCGTGGGCTTCTGTGTGGGCCTGGGCAACGTGTGGCGCTTCCCCTACCTGTGCCAGAGCCACGGTGGAGGTAGGCGGGGTCCGTCCGGGTGCAACAGCATGGACGTCCGCATCCCAGCGCCCCGCTGGGGGCCACGGGCGGGACGCTACAGCCTTCCCCTGGGTGCGCCGCCTCCACCCGTGGACTGAGCCCCACGTTTGCacggagggcagggctggggccgcAGTGTGACCACATCCCCCGAGTCCTGGCACACCGGCTGGTTGGCCATGGGGGCACTGCTGCCCCGGCTCCTCCACGTCCAAGTGCCTGCACAGTGGGGAGGCCCCCACAATCCAGGACCCAGGAGCCTGGCCCTGTTCCCAGAGAATGGGTCTGACCTGGGTGTGGGGGGTCCGAGAGGAGCCAGCTGCTCCTTGGGggatgccccctcccctcctctgagcATGGAAGGTGCCAGCCTGAGAGGCAGAAAGGCCAGCCCTCCATGCGTCCACCATGCGGGCAGCGGGCCGAGTCCTCCCAGTGTGTCGTCTGTGTCCCACCCCCACCGCAGGCACCTCACTCCCTGAtggacagaggagggagctgggctgggagcaggtgaCCCAGAGAGAAACGCccaggccagaggcagggggcCACCAACCCCACAACAGGCCACCCTCAGCTCCATCCTGCTGCCACCAGAGGCTTCCAAGGGAGCTCCCCAGGTCGAGGCTGCCCTCTTCCCCCAGATGCAGAGGCCCCTGGTTCTGGTCTTCTCCCTTCATCCACCCTCCTGGCGTCCATGAAGTAGAGGTCACATCGTGGTCCCCTATGGCCCCCACGCCGtcctggggcaggggagctggACCCAGGGAGAAGGTCTGGAGCAGGGGCTGGTGCTTGCTGGACAGACGGGCTCTGCAGAGCTGGCCAGTTGGATGCTCTGGGAGTGCTGCTGGCTTGCTGGGCTCTTGGACATCGCACAGCAATGTGGGTCAGCGGGTGTGGCTTGGCTCTAACCTAAAGACCCTGCAAGCTCTCCTGGGCTTTGTGATATGGTTCCCCAGGAAAGCAGAAGTGGAAGTGGCCACTCCTGGGTCGCTCCTGTGACCCCCTCGAATTGCCAAGGACTTGAGTGCTGGAATGTCTGGGAGGGTGTGTCTCGTGAGCTTCTGGCCCAGCTGTCCTTCCCAGGCAGACTCCACGGCCTCTGTGCCTGGGGGGCCTTGGGGAGCCTTGGAGGTCAGGGACTGTCCCTGCATCTGGCCTCCCAGCTGCCCCAGTGAGGCTGGTGCCCCTCCCTCTGGAACTGGCCAGTCACATCCCCCGGGGGCTGGCCTGCGGGAGGGTCCCGGCGTCACCCTGCTCCGCCTCTGGCACCTGCTCAGTCAGCACATGGACTAGATGGGCCCTCGTCCCCCGTGGGTAGAAAAGGGAGAGGCTGTCTGCTCCCCCTGCACGCAGGGCCCTCAGGCGGCTCGGGATGGACCCGCTTTGGGGATGGAGACCAGATGCTTGTCCCTGAGAGGAGAGGGGTAGGCCCCGGAGCTGGGCCCCGTGTCCAGGAATATGCTGGAAGCGGCTTTAAGGCCTTCAGTGGGGTTGTCCAGGGCGATGACCAGGACCTACAGCTCCCAGAGAGCGTGGGCCCTTGACTGGGAAGAACTCGCTGTCGGAGGTGGGCTTTTGGGGCTTGGAGTCTGTGGGGGCAGCGTGGGAACAGCCTGCAGACGCTGTGGACAGCACGACCCACATCACCCCATAGACTGAGGCGGCCTGGGGCCCCTCAGGCGGCCGGCCCGTCAGCCTAGGAGTAGGGGGCGGCGTCCAGCCCCTGATGTCCTGGTGAGCTACCGCCTCCCCCTCGTCCACCCGCCCCACCCGGAGGGCCTGCCCCAagtcctctgggcctgctggcggGGCAGGGGCTCAGTGTCCTATCCTTCACGGCCAGGAGGCTGTCCCTGAGGACAAGGCGGCTGGCGACCTCTCAGGGAGACACTCCGACCCCGCAGAGCCACCATGGGGGTGGGGCCGTTGTGCAGCCTGCGGAGAAAGTGGCAGATCTGAGGGTCCTAGGGTCTTTCCAATTCTGACCGCATGTCCTGGTTTGGTGAAAACTTAATTTGTCTTCAGTTATTTCCAGGAGTTTTGGGTAATTCACAAAGTAAATGatcatctgctttatttttaactttatattacgaaaaaaagtaatacagaaaGTAGAGGAAACCACAGTGAAGACCAGCCCATGGCCTAGTCTCGTGGTCAGCAGCGTTTTGCAGTGTTAGCTGTGGGTATGGCCGCACAGCGTGTGCACGCGATCCTGGGCGACGGTGTCGCTGGGGACCCTGGTTCTGGGTCTCTCCCGTCAGGTCCCAGCCTGTCCGCGAGCAGCGGGTGCAGGGAGCACCGGGGGCTCCTCCCAGGGGGCCTGTGCCTTGGCCACCCGGCCGCCCTCGCCTCCGACCCATCGGCCTCAGCTGTGCTTCTGCTCTGGGTCTGCATTTGCCGTCAGGGTCTGTGGACACGGAAGGAGCATCCCGCTGCAGGCAGGCTTGTCCTCCCAGCCACAGGACGCGGGGCGATGGCACCCGGCCCAGAGCAGCCCTGCAGGTGGGCgggaagggatggggaagggCCGCAGCTGTTTCAGCTCAGATTTCAGAAGAGTCTgctgctccccccaacccctgggaTGGGAGGAGAACCCCGatgtctctctgcctccttctccgcGGCTCCCCCGGCCCGGGCTCCCCCCACACCCGCGTCTTAGGGTGGCTTCACAACAGgagtctcctctgtcctcccatCTCTGTGGTCCCACCCAACGTGGCCAGCAAGCTCCTTTccctccagcagccctggggagcgTTCAGAGGGTCTGCACGCACAGATCTAAGTCCAGTCAACAAACAGGCAGTGCGCACGCCGTCTGTCTGTCCTCACTCTGACCAAGAGCCCCCATCTGGAGGCCACATTCCAGTTTAGCTCTctggtccccacccccatcccgcGCTCCGCAGAGTGTCTGAATTCCAGGAGGCGTGCTCACCGGTGCGCCACCAGCCTCCAAAACCCAGCTCTGTCCACACCCACGCTCATCTCAAAGGCcacctctccccaaaccccacctctccccaaaccccagggTGCACACTGGCTGCAGAAGGGGCTGAGCAGGGGCCCTAGGGGACAGGTCCGGGCaaggagggcagagcaggcccTCGGACGTGCGAGGTGCAGGTCCCTCTTCTGGGGCGTGATCTCTAGACTCTGGACACACTGCCCACTACCCGCCGCCGggcctcctctccaccccccagGCCCTCTGGTCAGCTTCTGTGACAGTAGGCAGGACCTCAGGACCCTCAGATCTGCCACTTTCTCTGCAAGCTGCCGGCCCTTCCAGTGGTCACTCTGCCAGATGCAGACTGGACCCCACACCCAGATCAGACCAGGTAACCAGCCTGAAAGGACAGGACCCGAGTGGCTAGTGGAAGAGTGCCAGACCTAAGGAGGGCAGAACCCGCCACCACTGCTTTGGTCCCTCCTGAAGGATGGTTCTGCCGCAGTCCAGTGACTTCTCATGGACAGTGTGAATCTGGACTGTGGGGCTGGCAGGGGATGCAGGGAAGGCCCTGGCGAGGGTTGGGCCGCGGTCCTCACCTGTCCTTCAGGGAAACTCAGAGGGACCCCTGGCCCCTCCGTGGGCACCTGGGGTGGCGGGCAGCGTCCTGGGGGGAGGCTGGCCCTCAGAGGGGGCATCGGCCTTGGCTGCTCACTCCACGCACAAGGCCCCGGGAATGGGAACGACCCCCAAATTTCCTCCTCAACTCAGGTCACAGTGTAAACCAAAGTCCAGACCTGGGGGCACAGCCTCAGCCTCCACTTCGCTTTCCTGCTGGAAGGCCGTGGAGGTGTGCGGTCATCCTTCAACGGTAAACTAAAGTGCAGCGCCCCGAGAGACCCCCCGCCTGAGGCCGCGCCGGGGACTCCCGAggccccctcccagcagcccctcctccctgattTCTCAGAGAGGAAGCACCCGGGTTCGCCTGCTGCTCCCGTGCCtccctctgtgcctgtgtctGTCCGCGGGGCTGCATCCGTCTCCCAGGACCTTTGGAACCACGCTGGGCGCCTGGCCCTTACATGGCTTTCCTCCTTCGCTAAGACCTGTCGCCCTCCCTCCTccgcctgccccctcctcctccacaccttctccaCAAGGGAGTGGCTGGTTAAAAGGGAAGATTCATATCTCCTGGGGTTTGGTGTTGCTTGAGTTTCTTGAGAGAAAAGGAGCCAAGTTTGCCCATCCCTGGAAACAAGGTGCTGAGTGCCTGCTTCCTGGAGGGCGCTGCCAGGTGGGGGGTGACAGGCTGGCGGACCCCACAACGTGGGGACTCAGGAGGGCTCTCTGGGCCCAGCCCACTTCTGGAGGGTGCAGTGGATGTGTGCAGGGgcccacccacccatcctctATCAGATCTGAGCCCCTGGTCCAGGAGGAGCTTGTGCGAGGGAAGGGTGCCAGGACCATGGGCagcaggggaggcttcctggaggaggggctaTCTGAGTGGGGTTTtcaaggatgagtaggagttttctGATGGAGGTGAAGGGGCAGGGAGACGGGGTAAAATTGGCATCATGAGTGGAGGGGATAGGTGAAGGACATTTGAGAACTGTAGTCTCATTTCTTCTTGGCAGTTTTGCCCAAAAGATTTTCAAATCAAGCTTCTGAGAAAACATCAGAGAGAcaaatcttttcttattttaattttaccttcacTGACCCTGGGATCGCTGCAATCCTGCCCTTAaccctgcagcccccagacccagggggctcccctccccgcctcccacaGGGGATCCAGCCGTGTACCTTCCTTTCCTGGTGTCTGTCACCACTCTCTGCTCTTTCTTGATGGCACGTTAAGTTGACCTCCCTGCTGGGTCACGCCGCACCTCTGGCTTTCTGACCCTCGGCCCCCGTGCAGCCCCAGCACCAGAAGAAGCCTGTCCCCGGAGCCCCAGGTGGAGAGAGGCTTGCGGCCAGGAGACCGGGGAAGGCCTCGGGGGCCTGGGCCCCCCAGTGTAAGGgcctcacagacacagaggaggaggaagagagagaaaaggcgaGAGGTGAACCCAGGAGCCCAGGGGCGGgacagagactgagagacagaaaggactgaggtccctcctgctcctccctcgCCCACCCCCTGGTCCCCCCACTcagcacgcgcacacacacacgtggacacACGCACTTGtacgtgcacacatacacacgggCACACTCACACACGTGGGCACACACGTGGGCACACCCACACACTCATGCTTACACACTTATCCACACACTTACATGTGGATGCACACTCAAAAATGCACTCCCTCAGACCCACATGCGTAGGTACacgcatgcatgtgcacacacaggcacacatgcacacacgcagcGCCACGCCAGTGAGGGCTCCAGCTCGGGTCTGACACCCACACTGACCCGGAGGCCGgtgcggggaggagggggtgcgGGAGAGGGTGGGACGGAAGTGAAGGagctgggaggcctgggggagcACAGAGAACGAGTGTGTTGGGAAAAGGAGGATGGGGCTGCACAAATGCGCCAGGTGTTGGGGTGTCCCAGCCGGGGGTGTCCCGGATGACCCCCTCACTCGGCAGGCCCACAGCCAGACTCCAGGAGGCACTGGGAGGTGGCCCCGGAGCAGCATCCCAGGTCGGGGATCATGGCTCCCGGTGTCCAGGGCCCCCGGCCTCGAGGCCCTGCCTACACTGTGAGTCCTGCTGCGACAGTGTTTCCAGCTCTTATCGCCTGTTCTCTGCTGCCGAGCTTCATCCTGACCGCGCCAGTGACCTTTGGTAACCGTGATTGTGCTATCTCTGCGGGATTGCTGTGCGCAGTCCCCTGCCCTGTGCACCTGGAGAGACTCCCAGTTTTCCCCAGAGCCCGGGTCGGGCTGGAAGGGGCAGCTTGGAGGCCCGACCGGGCTCAGGACACAGCCAGTGGGGAGCTGAGGACGAAGCAGCAGGCAGGGGCGTGGAAGGGAGGAGACGCCACCGCTGGGTGGGACCGTGCGCACCATGAAGGCAGGCGTCCCAGGTCCCCGCCCTTCACGGACGCTCAGAGACATCCACAGAGCTCCTGGCCAGTATGGCCGGGCCCTGGAGCCTGCGTCCAGCTCCTCCGTGTCCCCAGAGCAGGGCCCATCCTCGGGCTGAGATCCCCCTCTGCATGATGTCCGGTTGCCTCTGAACCGGGGCTCCTCAGGGCCCCTCCTGTCCGCCCCTCCCAGATTTTGATTGATGGAGCCTCAAGGGTCCACACCTCCTGGAGGGGCTCACCCTGGCCacggccccaccccaggctccgcccccaccccagtctccgCCCCCACGCAGACACCATGCCCAActctcctggggctgcagggcggGCACCGTCCTGCGGGGACGGCAGACCAACTGGACACACTTGGGAGGTGACACAAGATGCCCCCCCCAAACATGCCAATGGCCTTCTCGGGTTTGTTGACGCAGTATCCTTTGTATTTGGGACAAAGTTTGTCCCCAGAGGTGGCCTTCAGCTGTCCCTGACCACGCTGTCGCCCCCACTGCAGGGGCGTTTATGATCCCGTTCCTCAtcctgctggtcttggaggggATCCCCCTGCTCTACCTGGAGTTCGCCATCGGGCAGAGGCTGCGGAAGGGCAGCGTGGGCGTCTGGAGCGCCATCCACCCAGCCCTGAAGGGTGTAGGTGCGTGTCCCCCCGGGCTTGGGtgaccccagcctggggccccctTCCCTTTACATTTCCAGGGAAGGGACGGTCCTGGGGCTTGACGGCCCCAAACTTGAGGCCTTTGCAAACCCTTCCTTAGAAAGTCGCTGGGGCGTGGTCTGCAGGGTCCTGGCCACCAGGGACCAGCAGAGATCGTCCCAAGTTCCTGGCACCCAGGGCCTGGGATGGGTAGACACGTGGGGAGAGCAGAGCCCCACACTCCCTACCCAGAGTAGGGCCCAGAAGGGATGCTGACCTCTGGGGCGGCCCCCTGCTGTCTGGGACTCCTCTGTTCACTCACACACAGTGTGTGAGGAGGTGaccccagcactgcccccaccccagcactgccccccaccccagcagtgaccccaccccagcactgccccccaccccagcagtgaccccaccccagcagtgaccccaccccagcactgccccccaccccagcactgcccccaccccagcactgccccccaccccagcagtgaccccacccagcactgccccccccagccccagcatccCACCCCAGCAgtgaccccaccccagcactgcccccaccccagcagtgaccccaccccagcactgcccccaccccagcactgccccccaccccagcagtgaccccaccccagcactgccccccaccccagcagtgaCCCCACCCAGCAgtgaccccaccccagcactgccccccaccccagcagtgaccccaccccagcactgcccccaccccagcagtgaccccaccccagcagtgaccccaccccagcactgcccccaccccagcagtgaccccaccccagcactgcccccaccccagcactgccccccaccccagcagtgaccccaccccagcagtgaccccaccccagcactgcccccccaccccagcagtgaccccaccccagcagtgcccccaccccagcactgcccccCACCGTCGCCGCTCCCGGTGACGCCCCACCCCCGCAGGCATCGCGTCCATGTTCGTGTCCTTCATGGTCAGCCTCTACTACAACACCATCATCGCCTGGGTCATGTGGTACTTCTTCAACTCCTTCCAGGACCCCCTGCCTTGGAGCCAGTGCCCGCTCAACGCCAACCAGACGGGTGAGCCCTTCTCACATGAGACTTGCACACTTGCACACGCACCCATCCCACTCGGGCATGTGCGTGGTGAGCGCGCCGGGCCTgcactcctgcctcctccctcctgctcccaccccccacGCCCCCCCTGCCCCGAGCTGGCGTGGCCCCACGCCTACACACGGGGGCCCACATGAGCAGGCATCCCTGGTGAAGGCCCCCGTGGGTCGCGCTCCCCGTGGCTCACGCTGACCGTGCATGCCCATCCCAGGCTACGTGGAGGAGTGTGCCCGCAGCTCCCCCGTGGACTACTTCTGGTACCGGGAGACCCTCAACATCTCCACGTCCATCAACTCCTCGGGCTCCGTGCAGTGGTGGATCCTGCTCTCGCTGACCTGTGCCTGGAGCGTGCTCTACGTGTGCGTCATCCGGGGCATCGAGACCACGGGCAAGGTgcgggagggcgggcgggcgctCGCGGGGGCGCGGCTCCCGAGCCGCTGCTGTCCGGCTCCGAGGGTCACGGCCGGCTCGGCTGGTTGCCCTGGCCGGCGCCCGAGGTTCAGTGCTGGTCCAGACGGCTCTCAGACACACGCTTAAGAAGCTGATCACGGGTGTGCTCATCTGATCAGCAGGAGCCAGACAGCGACCATAgtgggaagcagagagggaggctggggcctgaGCACTCGGAGGAGGGCAGGGCGGGTCCTGTGTGGCCTGGCCCGGCCCCTCAGCCCacacctgccctccccaggccGTGTACATCACCTCGACGCTGCCCTACATCGTCCTGACCATCTTCCTCATCCGGGGCCTGACGCTCAAGGGCGCCACCAGCGGCATCGTCTTCCTCTTCACGCCCAACGTGAGCCTCCCACTGCCTGCCTGCTCCACCCCACAGCCCTGGCCTGTCCAGGGTCCCAGGGCGCGAGTGTGCTGGGTGGAGGGTCCTCGGCTACCGCTTCGGGGCCCCTTGCCCTCTGACCTCCACCCAGCCAGGCACCCTGCCTCCGGCTCGCGGCGCTCCGGTGGGCCGGTCCTCGTGGCGTGCGCTGAGGGTGTCCGTTGGCCGCAGGTCACGGAGCTGGCCAACCCGGTCACCTGGCTGGACGCGGGCGCGCAGGTCTTCTACTCCTTCTCGCTGGCCTTCGGGGGCCTCATCTCCTTCTCCAGCTACAACTCCGTCCAGTGAGTGCGCGGGGCCGCCGGGCCCCACCAGGCACTTCGGTCCCCCACCGGACCCAGTGGGGATCGGCCGTGAGagtggaaggaaggggacagTGCGTGGGTCCCGGGAACACATGCGCCCGGAGGCGCTGCTGCGAATCCTCTGGATGGGGGGTGTGGGGCTGGAAAGAGGCTTGCGCACTGTCAGGGGGCGTGTTCATAAGCTGGCGCTGAGAGAGAGGCCTGCTGACCGTCTGGCcgcccctctgtgcctcagccctGGGGACAGCGAGCCCAGgcgctctcccctcccctgcttgcCCCTCGGCACCCAGGACCCTAGATGCGGGCCCCCTGCAGTCCACCGCGGCTGACACCCACACTGACGGGCTGCAGCCCCCAGGGCCTCCAGAGGAGCACAACAGTGCCAGTTCCTCTCACAGACTCAGAGTCCCTGCTGCGTCCCCCCACCAAAAGTGCCCTGCGTCCTGGGCCCTGCGTCTGGCAGAGGCAAACCCGCAGGCCGAGGCCTGCCAGGCTGCAGGTGGTAAGACACAGGAAAGGAGGCACAGACAGGACGGGGGTTCCGGCGGGGGGGGCCGGGCCGGCTGTGGGTCGGGGGCTGGGGCTCCAGCGCCACATGAGCAGAGACTCAGACAAGGAAGGGTGAGTGCGGCTGCCCGGCCgcgaggagggtgggggtgggggccgcgGGCGCCGTGCGGTCCAGCAGACTTAAGGGTACGCGGTGACAGCCCCTCTACTTGGATGCTTCCATGCCGCACAAGCCACCCCCTCCAGGTGCATGGTCCCGTAGGCTTAGTGTGTTCAGAACTGCGCGATGATCTCCACCTTTGAAAGAAGCCCGTGGCCTGCCTCCGCCGCCCCAGCAGCACTCGAAGGCTTCCCCTGGGTGGGTCGGTCTCTGGGCTTTTCACAGTCTGTCCCCTCCGGGTCGGTCCTCTGGCTCCTCCCAGGAGCGTGAGGTCCTCGAGGCTCGTCCGTGCTGCCCCGTGTCGCTTTCCTCCCTTTCGCAGCCGAGTCGTACCTGCGTGTGGACGGGCCACTCCGGGCTAGTTTACGGTCGCCCTGCCGCTGGACCTCTGGGCTGTGCCCACCCCCGCTGCTGTGAACGAGTGTACGCGAGCTCACGCGGGCCTGCTTTCTCCCCGCGGGTGCCcccaggggtggggctgctgggcgGTGTGGCAGCCCTGGGTCTCATGCGAGAGGAGCTGTTCTCCACGCGGCCGCCACGGGTCACAGTCCTCCGGCCTCGCGAGAGGCCCCGATCCCCCACACCTGTTATCCTTTGATGTCCTGGTTCTGGCTGTCGTGGTGGGTGTGGGGTGGTGTCTCTGGggtttgatttgcgtttccctgaggGTGAAGGGACTGGCTTTTGACGGAAGCATCTGGAAGGAAGGTGTCCAAGTGAGGAAGGTAGGGGCTCAGGGACTGTGCCGAGCTGAGGACGGCTTCAGGTGTCCAGGTGGAGGGGGGAGGCCCCAGCAGGGGGGCCTGGGCGGGCAGGAGGGGCGCTGGCggggcaggaaggagggcggagggtggaggcggggaggccaggaggaggtgggggccctGGCCCCAGCTGTCTCTTCGAGGCCTTTGTGGCTGGAGAGCGGCAAGGTCAAGGCCTGGGCCGTCCTTTCCACGTGGGTTTGACGACTCACTGGCCTGAGTCCAGAGCAGATGCTGGCTGAGCAGGGACTTGCACACGATCTGGGGTCCCCTGGGATTCCAGGGGGACTGTGGGGCCACCAGGTCACGGCAGGGCTTGGGGACGGCCTCCGTCACCTTGCACTCGGCCAGCTGTGGAAGAACAGGTGGGCTGTGCACCCTCCACCACAGCCGGCCTGAGACAGGGCTCTGACCGTCCTGCCCGTGCTGTCACGGGCTGGGTGGGTGGACGTGGAGCCCTGGGCCTGTGGTGACCAGACACTGCCCTCGTCCGCAGCAACAACTGCGAGATGGACTCACTGATCGTGTCCGTGATCAACGGCTTCACATCTGTGTACGCGGCCACCGTGGTCTACTCCATCATCGGCTTCCGCGCCACCGAGCGCTTCGATGACTGCTTCAGCACGTGAGTGGCCCGTCCATGCTCCAGTGGCCGTGTGCCTCGCCTCCGAGGAGGCTGCCGGGCCTGCCCCCGCCCAGGCCGGCATCAGCCTGGCTGTCTTTCCAGGAACATCCTGACCCTCATCAATGGCTTCGATCTGCCGGAGGGCAACGTGACACAGGAGAACTTCGCAGAGATGCAGCAGTGGTGCAACGCCTCCGACCCCGCCGCCTACGCGGAGCTCAAGTTCCACACCTGCGACATGAAGTCCTTCCTCTCCGAGGTGGGCCCTGGGCCGCAGGGCAAGGCggcagccagccctgggcagaCCACAGTTCCCAGGGGCCCGACCCCCACCATGTGCCCGCCCCGATCCTCCTGCCCCGTGGGTGCTGGGAGCCCCAGGCATGAGCCCCAGTTCAAGGGCCTCCATGGGCCTGACTCCCCAGCATCATgtcaaacacacagaaacaccGCATGGTCCATTTTTACTATAATTCCTGCCACAAGAAAGTCAGAGTTATTATAACTGCACTTTTGAAGTCACTTGGCAGCTGGTGGCACATTTTATTTTGGACTGGCTGACAGTCTTGGCCGTCACGGTGCCGGGAGACCCTTGTCTGATGCACTGATGCCCAGCGATTACTGACGTTTCATGCTGGGAGGCTCATGGGCCAACAGttactaatttaatttttgcagttttcttgaTTGGAGATGCCCAATATTTCAGGGCATGTTGAGCATTTTGAGGACCTGGCTCTGTTTCTCCAGTTGTAGCACGATCTGGATCTGCCCAGCAGCAGGATGCACAGAGCAGAGGGTCACTCTGCCTGGCTCTGCAGGCAAGCGCAGGGCGAGAGAGAGGGCGTTGACATGGTGATGGAGattctgtatttcctttctttttaaaaaacaaccttaTTGAGGTCTGAGTCCATGCACTGAGGCTTGACTGTTCTCTGCAGTTTGCTGGGTTCTGGTAAGTTTCTGCAGTCATGCCCGCCAGGAAGCTTTCCCTTAGCGGcgagcctgccctgccctcagccccaggcacagCTGAGTGGCCTCTGTCTCTGGGGATTTGCTTTTCCTTCGTGGGCTGGGCCGGCTGCCCTCAGTCACTGTCAGACGTACCCTGTGCCGGGTGGATCAGAGCTTCACTCTTCCCTGTGGCCACGCGCTCTACCTTGGTGTGGTTGCCGGACTTCTCTCAAGCTGCCCCAGGCTCTCCTCTCCGCAGAGCTGAGCCCTTATGTGGAAGGGTCAGCTCACTGTCCTGGGAACTCACATATACGCTGCTAAGTTGCCTTGGGGTCCCTGGCTCCTGATGGAATCCCGGGGCCTCCCGCGTGGGCCCTGGACTCCCTGGAGGAGCCACTGGCTCCTAACTCAGTCCCTCCCAGCACAGGCACCTCTGCGGAATTTCCACTCCCAGGAACCCACCCTGAGATGGGAGAGCTGTTGCCTGAGGTCCCCTGACCCACATAGGGCTGGATGCGGGGGCTTAGGGTCAGCCCAGGGCCCTGTGTGGAGTATGGACGCACTCGCGGGCCCGTCTGTGCACACTGCCTGCCCCACAGGCTGCTCTGACTGTCAACCGGTGCATGTCCTGGGTGTCCATTTAGGGGACCCGCTCAGGCCCCGTTGAAGTCACTCGGTGCTTGGGACCAGCCATGGGCAGAGCCCCGTCTGAGCAGACGGTGGTATGTGCGTGTGTCTGTCCGGGCAGCATGCGCCCTGACCATTGCTGGACAACATGTACAACTGCCCCGCTCTGAAACTACCTCAGCTCTGAAAATACACTTGGGACTAAAAGGCAAAATCTGGTCATTTCACAAAATGGCTCAAATCAGCCCGATACTTGTGCGGTACTGGCTCAGCAGGTGGAGAGCTGTCTGGTGACGGGGCGGGGGTACCATTAAGGGCGGCCGGGGGGGCGGCCGTGGCTGACCTGTCTGCCCCGGCAGGGCGTGGAGGGCACCGGCCTGGCCTTCATTGTCTTCACCGAGGCCATCACCAAGATGCCGCTGTCCCCGCTCTGGGCCGTCCTCTTCTTCGTCATGCTCTTCTGCCTGGGGCTGTCGTCCATG
The sequence above is a segment of the Camelus ferus isolate YT-003-E chromosome 3, BCGSAC_Cfer_1.0, whole genome shotgun sequence genome. Coding sequences within it:
- the SLC6A19 gene encoding sodium-dependent neutral amino acid transporter B(0)AT1 isoform X1, encoding MVRLVLPNPGLEARTPSLGQLEHIEEEERSSRPKWDNKAQYMLTCVGFCVGLGNVWRFPYLCQSHGGGCRPFQWSLCQMQTGPHTQIRPGAFMIPFLILLVLEGIPLLYLEFAIGQRLRKGSVGVWSAIHPALKGVGIASMFVSFMVSLYYNTIIAWVMWYFFNSFQDPLPWSQCPLNANQTGYVEECARSSPVDYFWYRETLNISTSINSSGSVQWWILLSLTCAWSVLYVCVIRGIETTGKAVYITSTLPYIVLTIFLIRGLTLKGATSGIVFLFTPNVTELANPVTWLDAGAQVFYSFSLAFGGLISFSSYNSVHNNCEMDSLIVSVINGFTSVYAATVVYSIIGFRATERFDDCFSTNILTLINGFDLPEGNVTQENFAEMQQWCNASDPAAYAELKFHTCDMKSFLSEGVEGTGLAFIVFTEAITKMPLSPLWAVLFFVMLFCLGLSSMFGNMEGVLIPLQDLNVLPKKWPKELLTGLICLGTYLIAFIFTLNSGQYWLSLLDSYAGSIPLLIIAFFEMFSVVYVYGVDRFNRDIEFMIGHKPNIFWQVMWRVVSPLLMLVIFLFFLVIEVNEDLIYSVWDPAYEEFPKSKKVKYPPWVYAVVVLVAGVPCLIIPGFAVYKLIRNRCRRRGDHQGLVSAPSSASVNGDLRS
- the SLC6A19 gene encoding sodium-dependent neutral amino acid transporter B(0)AT1 isoform X2 is translated as MVRLVLPNPGLEARTPSLGQLEHIEEEERSSRPKWDNKAQYMLTCVGFCVGLGNVWRFPYLCQSHGGGAFMIPFLILLVLEGIPLLYLEFAIGQRLRKGSVGVWSAIHPALKGVGIASMFVSFMVSLYYNTIIAWVMWYFFNSFQDPLPWSQCPLNANQTGYVEECARSSPVDYFWYRETLNISTSINSSGSVQWWILLSLTCAWSVLYVCVIRGIETTGKAVYITSTLPYIVLTIFLIRGLTLKGATSGIVFLFTPNVTELANPVTWLDAGAQVFYSFSLAFGGLISFSSYNSVHNNCEMDSLIVSVINGFTSVYAATVVYSIIGFRATERFDDCFSTNILTLINGFDLPEGNVTQENFAEMQQWCNASDPAAYAELKFHTCDMKSFLSEGVEGTGLAFIVFTEAITKMPLSPLWAVLFFVMLFCLGLSSMFGNMEGVLIPLQDLNVLPKKWPKELLTGLICLGTYLIAFIFTLNSGQYWLSLLDSYAGSIPLLIIAFFEMFSVVYVYGVDRFNRDIEFMIGHKPNIFWQVMWRVVSPLLMLVIFLFFLVIEVNEDLIYSVWDPAYEEFPKSKKVKYPPWVYAVVVLVAGVPCLIIPGFAVYKLIRNRCRRRGDHQGLVSAPSSASVNGDLRS